The following coding sequences are from one Pelagovum sp. HNIBRBA483 window:
- a CDS encoding NAD-dependent epimerase/dehydratase family protein: MLSKIVLTGARGNLGHELRAPLSAMCRELVTTDIREAPEDLLPNETYVTADLAQMEQIAPLLEGAEIVVHFGAIVDEKPFEELLGPNYIGAYNIWEAAHRHGVRRVVYASSIHAVGMAEVNSGADTDTQHRPDTFYGLAKCFAEDLGRMYWEKRGLEAVCLRILSCTPEPQNVRALQTWLSYRDMVQLVQRAIDTPTTGFAVAYGVSANTRAPVSNHKVGFLGYKPQDNAEDWAEALFAKASTPDPQDLGLTRVGGPFASIPLGESGIAAIQAMSKGKG, encoded by the coding sequence ATGCTGTCCAAGATCGTTCTCACCGGCGCCCGTGGCAATCTCGGCCACGAGCTGCGCGCGCCGCTCTCCGCCATGTGCCGCGAGCTTGTCACCACCGACATCCGCGAAGCCCCCGAAGACCTCCTGCCGAACGAAACCTATGTCACCGCCGATCTCGCCCAGATGGAGCAGATCGCGCCACTTCTGGAGGGCGCAGAAATCGTCGTCCACTTCGGCGCTATCGTTGACGAAAAGCCTTTTGAGGAGCTGCTCGGCCCCAACTACATCGGCGCGTACAACATCTGGGAAGCCGCCCACCGCCACGGCGTCCGCCGCGTGGTCTATGCCTCCTCGATCCACGCCGTCGGCATGGCCGAGGTCAACAGCGGTGCCGATACCGATACCCAGCACCGCCCCGATACCTTCTACGGCCTCGCCAAATGCTTCGCCGAGGATCTGGGCCGCATGTACTGGGAAAAGCGCGGTCTGGAGGCCGTCTGCCTGCGTATCCTCTCCTGCACGCCGGAGCCGCAGAACGTCCGCGCCCTGCAAACATGGCTCAGCTACCGCGACATGGTTCAACTCGTCCAACGCGCGATCGACACGCCCACCACCGGCTTCGCCGTGGCCTATGGCGTATCCGCCAACACCCGCGCGCCGGTGTCCAATCACAAGGTCGGCTTTTTGGGCTACAAACCCCAAGACAACGCCGAGGACTGGGCCGAAGCCCTCTTCGCCAAAGCCAGCACACCCGACCCGCAAGACCTCGGCCTCACCCGCGTCGG